From the Bacillota bacterium genome, the window GCTGTAGTGGCTGTACGCGCCGGGATTGACGATGATCCCGTCGAACCGCGCCGAGGCCCCGCCGATGGCTTCCACGATCACACCCTCGTGGTTTGTCTGCAGGAACTCCACCTCGACGCCGAGGCGTTGGGCCTCCTGAGCGATGCGGGCATTGAGGGCCGCAAGCGTCTCGTGCCCGTAGAGCTCCGGCTCCCGCACGCCGAGGCGGTCGAGGTTGGGCCCGTTGATGACGAGAATGCGCACCTTGGGGTGACTGCGCTCCCTTCAAGCCGGCCCCGCGCCGTTTTGCTCCTGCCACACCCGGGCAAAGCGTTCGGGCGTCACTGTGCCGGAAGCCACCACCGGCTCGCCCGGACGTTCGAGGAGCACCCAGCGCCGGAGACCGGCCTGTTTCTTCTTGTCGGCGTCCATCAAGTTCCACAGGAGGTCCGCATCGGGGGCCTCCGGCCCTGCCGCGGACGGAAGCCCGATCCGGCGAAGCAGTTGTATGAGGCGTTCGACCAGACCGGGCTCCTGCAGCACCCCCACCCGTTCGGAGAGCATGGTGGCCGTCACCATGCCGATGGCGACCGCTTCCCCGTGCAGGTACCGCTCGAAGTTACCGGCCACCTCCAGTGCGTGGCCCACCGTGTGCCCGAAGTTGAGCACCGCCCGGCGCCCCGTCTCGTTCGGGTCTTCGCTGACCACCAGCGCCTTCACCTTTGCCGCCCGGGCAACGAGTACCACGTCGGGCAACGCCTCCCCGGTACCGTCCACGAGTTCGAGAAGCGACGGGTCCCCGACCAGGGCGTGCTTGACCACCTCGGCCATGCCGGAAGCTACCTCACGGCGCGGCAGCGTCGACAACACGTCCACGTCGGCGACGACGGCCAGGGGATGGTGGAACGCCCCCACGAGGTTCTTGGCGGACGGTATGTTGACGGCGGTCTTGCCGCCGATGGCCGCGTCCACCTGCGCCAGAAGCGTGGTGGGCACCGAGATCCAGGCCACCCCGCGCATGTAGGTGGCCGCCGTAAACCCCGCCAGGTCCAGGGCCGCGCCACCCCCAACCCCGATGACGAGCCCCGAACGGTCCAGGCCCGCCGCCTTTGCCTGTTCCCAGGCCGAGGCGAGAGTTTCCAGGCTCTTGGCGGCCTCCCCGGGGCCGACCGGCGCGTAGCCCACGCGCCAGCCGCTGGCGGACAGGGTC encodes:
- a CDS encoding type II 3-dehydroquinate dehydratase — encoded protein: MRILVINGPNLDRLGVREPELYGHETLAALNARIAQEAQRLGVEVEFLQTNHEGVIVEAIGGASARFDGIIVNPGAYSHYSLAIRDALAGAGVVSVEVHLTNLFRRESFRQRLVTAGA
- the aroB gene encoding 3-dehydroquinate synthase gives rise to the protein MDSGANLYLTGFMGSGKSTVGRLVAERLGRPFVDLDLEIEARAGRPVERIFQEEGEEGFRRLEQQALREVASRPAQVVATGGGIVERPEGRELLARSGEVVWLFCPVEQAVSRALNGGPVRPLLAGDEGRPLDRARALWKRRQWLYACAPIWVDARPEAASQVADRVLEALEWYRIAPTAAWVLGPGHAYPLVVGRNLIERLGAMVEHLARRRGLGGSALVIADRAVQAVAERIGGTLSASGWRVGYAPVGPGEAAKSLETLASAWEQAKAAGLDRSGLVIGVGGGAALDLAGFTAATYMRGVAWISVPTTLLAQVDAAIGGKTAVNIPSAKNLVGAFHHPLAVVADVDVLSTLPRREVASGMAEVVKHALVGDPSLLELVDGTGEALPDVVLVARAAKVKALVVSEDPNETGRRAVLNFGHTVGHALEVAGNFERYLHGEAVAIGMVTATMLSERVGVLQEPGLVERLIQLLRRIGLPSAAGPEAPDADLLWNLMDADKKKQAGLRRWVLLERPGEPVVASGTVTPERFARVWQEQNGAGPA